A genome region from Musa acuminata AAA Group cultivar baxijiao chromosome BXJ3-5, Cavendish_Baxijiao_AAA, whole genome shotgun sequence includes the following:
- the LOC135639085 gene encoding uncharacterized protein LOC135639085 isoform X1 — MRASLSTFLMRRAVGRNVLRGVIFLPTRCLCSDVSAGGGGGGANSSHAVERDAGHEERDGVTTKQYDVAIIGGGMVGLALASALSSMPLTKHLKVAIVDPNPALSLRNYYDKSEMPDSRVSTITPATISLFKDVGAWEHVQQQRHAFFDQMQVWDYTGLGYTRYNARDVGKEYLGCVVENKVLCNSLLLSLQQDADSRKTIIPAKLTSMTLPPKSPSSGSSTGHTTMDKLSGMAKSDETFEQIQLRRLAKLELSDGQHIYSKLVVGADGAKSHVREMAGIKTSGWNYSQSGVICTVEHTMENHCAWQRFLPSGPIALLPIGDKFSNIVWTMGSDDSTRHKLMSVDDFVEAVNYALDHGYGPHPQSSSLDHYIESLPWITGPGTLSTRERFEVPPKVINVVSERMAFPLSLMHAHNYASSQVVLIGDAAHAVHPLAGQGVNLGFGDASALAKVIAEGLSLGADIADLALLKKYEKERKAANITMMAILDGFQKAYSVDFGPINLVRAAAFHGAQYIAPLKKTIISYAMGDKKWPLFS; from the exons ATGCGGGCCTCTCTGTCCACCTTCCTCATGAGAAG GGCCGTGGGGAGGAATGTGTTGCGCGGCGTCATTTTTTTGCCCACAAGGTGTTTGTGCAGTGATGTGTCTgctggaggtggaggaggaggtgctAATTCTAGCCATGCCGTGGAAAGAGATGCG GGCCATGAAGAGAGGGATGGTGTGACAACTAAGCAATATGATGTGGCTATCATTGGTGGTGGCATGGTTGGACTGGCTCTTGCAAGTGCATTGT CAAGTATGCCTTTAACAAAGCATTTAAAAGTTGCCATTGTTGATCCAAATCCTGCACTGTCTCTGAGAAACTATTATGACAAGAGTGAGATGCCTGACTCAAGGGTCAGCACAATTACTCCTGCAACTATTTCGTTGTTCAAAG ATGTTGGTGCTTGGGAGCATGTTCAGCAGCAAAGACATGCATTTTTTGATCAGATGCAG GTATGGGACTACACTGGTTTGGGTTATACGAGATACAATGCTAGAGATGTGGGAAAAGAATATCTTGG ATGTGTGGTGGAGAATAAGGTTCTTTGCAATTCACTTTTATTATCCTTACAG CAGGATGCAGATTCTAGAAAGACAATCATCCCTGCAAAACTAACCTCAATGACTTTACCACCAAAAAGCCCATCTTCTGGATCATCCACAGGCCATACTACTATGGATAAGTTGTCTGGAATGGCCAAGTCTGATGAAACTTTTGAGCAGATACAACTTAGACGATTAGCCAAACTGGAACTGAGTGATGGACAGCACATCTATTCAAAGTTGGTG GTTGGAGCTGATGGTGCTAAATCACATGTTAGGGAGATGGCAGGAATCAAGACAAGTGGGTGGAATTATTCACAAAGTGGAGTTATATGTACAGTTGAACACACCATGGAAAATCATTGTGCTTGGCAGAGATTTCTACCATCTGGTCCAATTGCACTTTTACCTATTGGAGACAAATTTAGCAATATTGTATGGACAATGGGCTCTGATGACTCTACCAGGCACAAGTTGATGAGTGTTGATGATTTTGTAGAAGCTGTGAACTATGCACTAGATCATGGTTATGGTCCACATCCACAGTCGAGCTCTCTGGATCATTACATTGAGAGTTTACCATGGATCACTGGACCTGGAACACTATCCACTAGAGAACGCTTTGAAGTACCACCAAAAGTAATTAATGTGGTCTCAGAAAGAATGGCTTTTCCTTTATCATTAATGCATGCTCATAACTACGCATCAAGCCAAGTTGTGCTTATAGGTGATGCAGCACATGCAGTACATCCTTTAGCAGGTCAAGGTGTAAATTTAGGATTTGGAGATGCATCAGCTTTGGCTAAGGTTATTGCTGAAGGCCTTTCACTGGGTGCTGACATTGCAGAT CTTGCCTTGCTGAAAAAGTATGAGAAGGAACGGAAGGCGGCAAACATCACCATGATGGCAATACTTGATGGTTTTCAGAAGGCTTACTCTGTTGATTTTGGGCCGATCAATCTTGTAAGAGCTGCTGCATTCCATGGAGCTCAATATATAGCACCACTCAAGAAGACTATAATTTCGTATGCTATGGGCGATAAAAAATGGCCTCTCTTTTCATGA
- the LOC135639085 gene encoding uncharacterized protein LOC135639085 isoform X2, with product MRASLSTFLMRRAVGRNVLRGVIFLPTRCLCSDVSAGGGGGGANSSHAVERDAGHEERDGVTTKQYDVAIIGGGMVGLALASALSSMPLTKHLKVAIVDPNPALSLRNYYDKSEMPDSRVSTITPATISLFKDVGAWEHVQQQRHAFFDQMQVWDYTGLGYTRYNARDVGKEYLGCVVENKVLCNSLLLSLQDADSRKTIIPAKLTSMTLPPKSPSSGSSTGHTTMDKLSGMAKSDETFEQIQLRRLAKLELSDGQHIYSKLVVGADGAKSHVREMAGIKTSGWNYSQSGVICTVEHTMENHCAWQRFLPSGPIALLPIGDKFSNIVWTMGSDDSTRHKLMSVDDFVEAVNYALDHGYGPHPQSSSLDHYIESLPWITGPGTLSTRERFEVPPKVINVVSERMAFPLSLMHAHNYASSQVVLIGDAAHAVHPLAGQGVNLGFGDASALAKVIAEGLSLGADIADLALLKKYEKERKAANITMMAILDGFQKAYSVDFGPINLVRAAAFHGAQYIAPLKKTIISYAMGDKKWPLFS from the exons ATGCGGGCCTCTCTGTCCACCTTCCTCATGAGAAG GGCCGTGGGGAGGAATGTGTTGCGCGGCGTCATTTTTTTGCCCACAAGGTGTTTGTGCAGTGATGTGTCTgctggaggtggaggaggaggtgctAATTCTAGCCATGCCGTGGAAAGAGATGCG GGCCATGAAGAGAGGGATGGTGTGACAACTAAGCAATATGATGTGGCTATCATTGGTGGTGGCATGGTTGGACTGGCTCTTGCAAGTGCATTGT CAAGTATGCCTTTAACAAAGCATTTAAAAGTTGCCATTGTTGATCCAAATCCTGCACTGTCTCTGAGAAACTATTATGACAAGAGTGAGATGCCTGACTCAAGGGTCAGCACAATTACTCCTGCAACTATTTCGTTGTTCAAAG ATGTTGGTGCTTGGGAGCATGTTCAGCAGCAAAGACATGCATTTTTTGATCAGATGCAG GTATGGGACTACACTGGTTTGGGTTATACGAGATACAATGCTAGAGATGTGGGAAAAGAATATCTTGG ATGTGTGGTGGAGAATAAGGTTCTTTGCAATTCACTTTTATTATCCTTACAG GATGCAGATTCTAGAAAGACAATCATCCCTGCAAAACTAACCTCAATGACTTTACCACCAAAAAGCCCATCTTCTGGATCATCCACAGGCCATACTACTATGGATAAGTTGTCTGGAATGGCCAAGTCTGATGAAACTTTTGAGCAGATACAACTTAGACGATTAGCCAAACTGGAACTGAGTGATGGACAGCACATCTATTCAAAGTTGGTG GTTGGAGCTGATGGTGCTAAATCACATGTTAGGGAGATGGCAGGAATCAAGACAAGTGGGTGGAATTATTCACAAAGTGGAGTTATATGTACAGTTGAACACACCATGGAAAATCATTGTGCTTGGCAGAGATTTCTACCATCTGGTCCAATTGCACTTTTACCTATTGGAGACAAATTTAGCAATATTGTATGGACAATGGGCTCTGATGACTCTACCAGGCACAAGTTGATGAGTGTTGATGATTTTGTAGAAGCTGTGAACTATGCACTAGATCATGGTTATGGTCCACATCCACAGTCGAGCTCTCTGGATCATTACATTGAGAGTTTACCATGGATCACTGGACCTGGAACACTATCCACTAGAGAACGCTTTGAAGTACCACCAAAAGTAATTAATGTGGTCTCAGAAAGAATGGCTTTTCCTTTATCATTAATGCATGCTCATAACTACGCATCAAGCCAAGTTGTGCTTATAGGTGATGCAGCACATGCAGTACATCCTTTAGCAGGTCAAGGTGTAAATTTAGGATTTGGAGATGCATCAGCTTTGGCTAAGGTTATTGCTGAAGGCCTTTCACTGGGTGCTGACATTGCAGAT CTTGCCTTGCTGAAAAAGTATGAGAAGGAACGGAAGGCGGCAAACATCACCATGATGGCAATACTTGATGGTTTTCAGAAGGCTTACTCTGTTGATTTTGGGCCGATCAATCTTGTAAGAGCTGCTGCATTCCATGGAGCTCAATATATAGCACCACTCAAGAAGACTATAATTTCGTATGCTATGGGCGATAAAAAATGGCCTCTCTTTTCATGA
- the LOC135639085 gene encoding uncharacterized protein LOC135639085 isoform X3 — translation MMWLSLVVAWLDWLLQVHCVASMPLTKHLKVAIVDPNPALSLRNYYDKSEMPDSRVSTITPATISLFKDVGAWEHVQQQRHAFFDQMQVWDYTGLGYTRYNARDVGKEYLGCVVENKVLCNSLLLSLQQDADSRKTIIPAKLTSMTLPPKSPSSGSSTGHTTMDKLSGMAKSDETFEQIQLRRLAKLELSDGQHIYSKLVVGADGAKSHVREMAGIKTSGWNYSQSGVICTVEHTMENHCAWQRFLPSGPIALLPIGDKFSNIVWTMGSDDSTRHKLMSVDDFVEAVNYALDHGYGPHPQSSSLDHYIESLPWITGPGTLSTRERFEVPPKVINVVSERMAFPLSLMHAHNYASSQVVLIGDAAHAVHPLAGQGVNLGFGDASALAKVIAEGLSLGADIADLALLKKYEKERKAANITMMAILDGFQKAYSVDFGPINLVRAAAFHGAQYIAPLKKTIISYAMGDKKWPLFS, via the exons ATGATGTGGCTATCATTGGTGGTGGCATGGTTGGACTGGCTCTTGCAAGTGCATTGTGTAG CAAGTATGCCTTTAACAAAGCATTTAAAAGTTGCCATTGTTGATCCAAATCCTGCACTGTCTCTGAGAAACTATTATGACAAGAGTGAGATGCCTGACTCAAGGGTCAGCACAATTACTCCTGCAACTATTTCGTTGTTCAAAG ATGTTGGTGCTTGGGAGCATGTTCAGCAGCAAAGACATGCATTTTTTGATCAGATGCAG GTATGGGACTACACTGGTTTGGGTTATACGAGATACAATGCTAGAGATGTGGGAAAAGAATATCTTGG ATGTGTGGTGGAGAATAAGGTTCTTTGCAATTCACTTTTATTATCCTTACAG CAGGATGCAGATTCTAGAAAGACAATCATCCCTGCAAAACTAACCTCAATGACTTTACCACCAAAAAGCCCATCTTCTGGATCATCCACAGGCCATACTACTATGGATAAGTTGTCTGGAATGGCCAAGTCTGATGAAACTTTTGAGCAGATACAACTTAGACGATTAGCCAAACTGGAACTGAGTGATGGACAGCACATCTATTCAAAGTTGGTG GTTGGAGCTGATGGTGCTAAATCACATGTTAGGGAGATGGCAGGAATCAAGACAAGTGGGTGGAATTATTCACAAAGTGGAGTTATATGTACAGTTGAACACACCATGGAAAATCATTGTGCTTGGCAGAGATTTCTACCATCTGGTCCAATTGCACTTTTACCTATTGGAGACAAATTTAGCAATATTGTATGGACAATGGGCTCTGATGACTCTACCAGGCACAAGTTGATGAGTGTTGATGATTTTGTAGAAGCTGTGAACTATGCACTAGATCATGGTTATGGTCCACATCCACAGTCGAGCTCTCTGGATCATTACATTGAGAGTTTACCATGGATCACTGGACCTGGAACACTATCCACTAGAGAACGCTTTGAAGTACCACCAAAAGTAATTAATGTGGTCTCAGAAAGAATGGCTTTTCCTTTATCATTAATGCATGCTCATAACTACGCATCAAGCCAAGTTGTGCTTATAGGTGATGCAGCACATGCAGTACATCCTTTAGCAGGTCAAGGTGTAAATTTAGGATTTGGAGATGCATCAGCTTTGGCTAAGGTTATTGCTGAAGGCCTTTCACTGGGTGCTGACATTGCAGAT CTTGCCTTGCTGAAAAAGTATGAGAAGGAACGGAAGGCGGCAAACATCACCATGATGGCAATACTTGATGGTTTTCAGAAGGCTTACTCTGTTGATTTTGGGCCGATCAATCTTGTAAGAGCTGCTGCATTCCATGGAGCTCAATATATAGCACCACTCAAGAAGACTATAATTTCGTATGCTATGGGCGATAAAAAATGGCCTCTCTTTTCATGA
- the LOC103986376 gene encoding myb-related protein 308: MGRSPCCEKAHTNRGAWTKEEDERLIAYIKVYGEGCWRSLPKAAGLLRCGKSCRLRWINYLRPGLKRGNFTEDEDELIIKLHGLLGNKWSLIASRLPGRTDNEIKNYWNTQIKRKLIGRGVDPQAHGPANGCAGLAINPSRPRGVPVAVDEATVNPPSTGLAEDGHSSVTSMDDERCPDLNLDLSISPPCSEATEATPMSGPPCAPVICLCCHLGLQASEACSCQATPIRHVLRYHRSLEEEEEEEEEEEQHIDWFVHGY, from the exons ATGGGCAGGTCTCCTTGTTGCGAGAAGGCTCACACGAACAGAGGAGCATGGACTAAGGAGGAAGATGAACGCCTCATCGCCTACATCAAAGTTTATGGCGAGGGCTGCTGGAGATCTCTCCCAAAAGCGGCAG GCCTTCTTCGATGCGGCAAGAGCTGCCGACTTCGGTGGATAAACTACCTGCGGCCGGGCCTCAAGCGCGGCAACTTCACGGAGGACGAAGACGAGCTCATCATCAAGCTTCATGGGTTGCTTGGAAACAA GTGGTCTCTGATCGCCAGCCGGCTACCGGGGAGaacggacaacgagatcaagaactactggaacacgcaGATCAAGCGCAAGCTCATTGGCCGCGGCGTCGATCCTCAGGCTCACGGCCCGGCCAACGGCTGCGCTGGCCTCGCCATTAATCCTTCTCGCCCACGAGGCGTCCCCGTGGCAGTCGACGAAGCCACTGTGAACCCACCGTCGACCGGGTTGGCCGAGGACGGGCACAGCAGCGTCACAAGCATGGACGACGAGCGCTGCCCCGATCTCAACCTCGACCTCTCCATAAGCCCTCCTTGCTCGGAGGCCACGGAGGCGACGCCGATGTCAGGTCCACCATGCGCTCCGGTCATCTGTCTGTGCTGCCATCTGGGTCTGCAAGCCAGTGAAGCATGCAGCTGCCAAGCGACTCCAATCCGCCATGTTCTCAGATACCATAGAtccttggaagaagaagaagaagaagaagaagaagaagagcaacacATTGATTGGTTTGTCCATGGCTACTGA